From Patescibacteria group bacterium, a single genomic window includes:
- a CDS encoding phosphomannomutase/phosphoglucomutase: MNPSIFKTYDIRGVVPEELGVEAIKKIAAALIKYLEPKSVVLGFDSRLSSPEFAAEAKEIFLDAGVDVFDLGMVPIEVVYFACGHLKVPGVMITASHNPREYNGIKIIDSEVLPVSMGYGLEKIKNIALSENGNMETQSKRGEIKKIDIWPDYLEKIFSFIDIKNIKPIKFVCDASNGVAGNVLTKITRGLPIKMTQINFVPDGDFPNHGPNPMLSKNRNQLIEECKKIDDLSFAAIFDGDADRIALLDENGDFVDTDYLSALISKILITKNGANTVVFDMRRGWAVKNQVESLGSKYLPSKSGYPFIREKMQKVNAIFGGEASAHNIYRDFFFADSSMITLLLIVEYLSENNIKLSEALEEYRESIFMFEETNFQVKDIDNVIRTLKNKFNDGKTNEEDGLSVEYNEWHLNLRPSATQPLVRLNLEGTDPELIEEKRDQVIKIIENNGGVIVDE; this comes from the coding sequence ATGAATCCGTCAATCTTTAAAACTTATGATATTCGCGGGGTTGTGCCGGAGGAATTAGGTGTGGAAGCAATTAAAAAGATTGCTGCCGCCCTCATCAAATATCTTGAACCAAAGAGTGTTGTTCTTGGTTTTGATTCCCGGCTTTCATCGCCTGAATTTGCCGCTGAAGCAAAGGAGATTTTTTTGGATGCCGGAGTTGATGTCTTTGATCTTGGCATGGTGCCGATTGAGGTAGTTTATTTTGCTTGCGGTCATCTTAAAGTGCCTGGTGTTATGATCACTGCTTCACACAACCCAAGAGAATATAATGGGATAAAGATTATTGATTCTGAAGTGCTTCCGGTAAGCATGGGTTATGGCCTTGAAAAGATTAAAAACATTGCATTGTCCGAAAATGGAAATATGGAGACACAATCGAAACGCGGAGAAATTAAAAAAATTGATATTTGGCCGGATTATTTAGAAAAAATTTTTTCATTTATTGATATTAAAAATATTAAACCAATCAAATTTGTTTGTGATGCTTCAAATGGTGTCGCGGGGAATGTCCTTACCAAAATTACCAGAGGTTTACCCATCAAAATGACTCAAATCAATTTTGTTCCTGATGGCGACTTTCCAAACCATGGGCCAAATCCAATGCTTTCCAAAAATAGGAATCAACTTATCGAGGAATGCAAAAAAATTGACGACCTGTCATTTGCGGCTATCTTTGATGGCGACGCTGACAGGATCGCTCTTTTGGATGAGAATGGAGACTTTGTTGACACAGATTATTTAAGCGCACTTATTTCTAAAATCTTAATCACAAAGAATGGCGCAAACACAGTTGTTTTTGACATGCGCCGCGGTTGGGCGGTTAAAAATCAAGTTGAAAGCCTTGGGTCAAAATATCTTCCATCTAAATCGGGCTATCCATTTATTCGTGAAAAGATGCAGAAAGTTAACGCGATTTTTGGCGGTGAAGCGTCCGCTCACAACATTTATCGGGATTTTTTCTTTGCTGATTCGTCAATGATTACCTTGCTTTTAATTGTTGAATATTTATCTGAAAACAATATTAAGTTATCAGAAGCATTGGAAGAATATCGAGAGAGTATTTTTATGTTTGAAGAAACAAATTTTCAAGTTAAAGACATTGACAATGTCATTCGGACGTTGAAAAATAAATTTAACGATGGAAAAACGAACGAAGAAGATGGGTTGTCTGTTGAATACAACGAGTGGCATCTCAACTTGCGGCCGTCTGCAACCCAGCCACTGGTCCGGCTAAATTTAGAAGGAACAGATCCTGAACTTATCGAAGAAAAGCGCGATCAGGTTATTAAAATTATTGAGAATAACGGGGGAGTGATCGTTGATGAATAA
- a CDS encoding glycosyltransferase, whose translation MKKISLFSNIFMPTGPAVPGGLEVFNYYLAKTLEQKLDNFELLATGDSEKLNSLIPIVEKSLGYSKRADFFNTGWNYRTTAFEEFAVYAKAIDRVMCEDRMTHFSMVNFLPVYLAAKNGKKSILTMHMGIENFSYKILFDLLTPEQINLITFVGVSGFQMKDFSRQHEIIPNGVYLGDFPFSESAKDNFVWIGRMIEPKGATHAIKVASKLHYKLEIGGKPIGENEKYFRSDILPSLNDEITAVGFVDKEKRPGFYSAKALLFPSSNETFGLTVIEAMACGTPVIAYKTGAVDEIIENGVNGYKVEQGDIRAFEEAANKILSLPEKQYQEMRKNCRKTVEEKYSFDAVAEKYMNLYERIS comes from the coding sequence ATGAAAAAAATTTCTTTATTTTCTAACATATTTATGCCAACCGGTCCTGCCGTGCCCGGAGGCTTAGAGGTTTTTAATTATTACCTAGCCAAAACATTGGAACAGAAATTGGACAACTTTGAATTGTTGGCGACTGGAGATTCTGAAAAATTAAATTCTCTGATACCCATAGTAGAAAAATCTTTAGGATATTCGAAGCGAGCAGATTTTTTCAATACTGGCTGGAATTATCGCACTACAGCGTTTGAAGAATTTGCAGTTTATGCAAAAGCAATTGACAGAGTGATGTGCGAAGATAGGATGACTCATTTTAGTATGGTGAATTTTTTACCTGTATATCTGGCGGCCAAAAATGGTAAAAAATCTATTCTTACCATGCATATGGGAATAGAAAATTTTAGTTACAAAATATTATTTGATCTATTAACGCCCGAACAAATTAACCTGATTACCTTTGTTGGTGTTTCAGGTTTCCAAATGAAAGACTTTTCACGCCAACATGAAATAATACCCAATGGGGTGTATCTTGGCGACTTTCCTTTTTCTGAAAGCGCTAAAGATAATTTCGTCTGGATTGGGCGCATGATCGAGCCCAAGGGAGCCACTCACGCAATCAAGGTTGCCAGTAAATTGCACTATAAACTCGAGATTGGGGGAAAGCCAATCGGTGAAAATGAAAAATATTTTAGGAGCGATATATTACCAAGCTTAAACGATGAAATCACAGCTGTTGGTTTTGTGGATAAAGAAAAAAGGCCCGGTTTTTATAGCGCCAAGGCCTTATTGTTTCCTTCTTCGAATGAAACTTTTGGCCTCACGGTAATCGAAGCGATGGCATGTGGAACTCCGGTTATTGCCTACAAAACGGGAGCGGTGGATGAAATAATTGAAAACGGGGTAAACGGATATAAGGTTGAACAAGGAGATATCCGCGCTTTTGAGGAGGCAGCCAATAAAATATTGTCACTGCCCGAAAAGCAGTACCAGGAAATGAGAAAAAATTGTCGGAAAACGGTTGAAGAAAAATATTCTTTCGATGCGGTGGCGGAAAAATACATGAATTTGTACGAAAGGATTAGCTAG